In Raphanus sativus cultivar WK10039 chromosome 5, ASM80110v3, whole genome shotgun sequence, the following proteins share a genomic window:
- the LOC108859747 gene encoding ABC transporter A family member 3-like, with translation MADSDPASFLTQANAILIKNLTYQKRNIWSNVRLIMIPFYLCLVLVGIQALFDSQVSNSLDNQCGCKCIHKTGDETCQTVCGVEYSTRDQAVFCAIPNPQPWPPLILIPLSRNRVVDSNLTNASCKQRNNCPVTILFTGNNQSLGATLSRNLLRRSFPFNDSDLLFSLADNVLATTYKGSPTNYLDSGIVSDRFIYNIQSRCTPNSKISFSLGQSPLNFTKEMRCVQGLNLWLNSSKEVNDNIFKGYQKGNSEGMIKEIVAAYDLLDTNRTNFNVNIWYNATYLDDSENTPPKLLRVPRLVTLVSNAYLQYLKSPRTRMLLEFVKEMPKPETKLRLDIASLIGAVFFTWVILLLFPVILTSLVYEKQQRLRIIMKMHGLGDGPYWMITYAYFLAISTLYVICLMIFGSAIGLNFFRLNDYSIHFVFYFLYINLQISLAFLASSAFSNVETASVSAYIYVFGSGLLGWFLFQFLVEELSFPRRWIFVMELYPGFSLFRGLYEFSQYAFKGNLTGRRGMKWKDITDSSMDKVFYIIIVEWFFSLIAAYYIDKMSSSGKDLLFFLKNPFNKSLSPRRPSLQRQVSAVSVEMQKLDVAQESEKVQKLMREQSTSHAIVCNTMKKVYPGRDGNPPKMAVQGLSLAVPSGECFGMLGPNGAGKTSFINMMTGLVKPTSGSAFVQGLDICTDMDRVYTRMGVCPQHDLLWETLSGREHLRFYGRLKNLKDSDLDQAVEESLKSVNLLHGGVADKAAGKYSGGMKRRLSVAISLIGSPKVVYMDEPSTGLDPASRMNLWTVIKRAKANTAIILTTHSMEEAEFLCDRLGIFVDGRLQCIGNPKELRGRYGGSYVLTMTTASEHEKDVEVLVQDISPNAKKIYNIAGTQKFEIPKEEVRITEVFQAVEKAKSSFKVFAWGLADTTLEDVFIKVARSGQAFNVFS, from the exons ATGGCGGATTCTGATCCAGCCAGCTTCTTGACGCAGGCCAATGCCATACTTATAAAAAACTTAACCTATCAG AAACGGAACATATGGAGCAACGTTCGGCTCATCATGATCCCTTTCTATCTCTGCTTAGTTTTAGTTGGTATTCAAGCTCTGTTTGATTCACAAGTCAGCAACTCACTCGATAATCAATGTGGTTGTAAATGCATTCACAAGACCGGAGACGAAACATGCCAAACTGTCTGTGGTGTAGAATATTCTACTCGTGATCAAGCAGTCTTTTGTGCCATCCCAAATCCACAACCATGGCCTCCTTTGATTCTTATTCCGCTTTCTCGGAATCGTGTTGTTGACTCCAATCTCACTAATGCCTCGTGCAAGCAAAGAAACAATTGCCCTGTAACCATTCTTTTCACTGGCAATAATCAATCTCTTGGCGCAA CTTTGTCTAGAAATCTTCTCAGGAGGTCTTTTCCATTTAACGACTCTGACCTCTTGTTTAGTTTAGCGGATAACGTGTTG GCTACAACATATAAAGGAAGTCCCACCAATTATCTAGATTCAGGAATTGTCTCAGATCGTTTCATATACAACATCCAATCTCGGTGCACTCCAAACTCCAAAATCTCATTCTCATTAGGACAATCACCTCTCAATTTTACCaaag AGATGAGATGCGTTCAAGGGCTGAACCTTTGGTTAAATAGCTCCAAAGAGGTTaatgataatattttcaaaGGTTATCAGAAAGGAAATTCTGAAGGGATGATAAAAGAGATTGTTGCAG CATATGATCTCTTGGACACAAATAGGACTAACTTCAATGTGAATATTTGGTATAACGCAACGTACTTGGATGATTCAGAAAATACACCTCCAAAGTTGCTCCGAGTTCCCCGCTTAGTTACTTTG GTGTCAAATGCTTATCTTCAGTATTTGAAAAGCCCAAGGACAAGGATGTTGCTTGAGTTTGTCAAAGAAATGCCTAAACCAGAAACTAAACTTCGTTTAGACATTGCTTCTCTGATTGGTGCAGTTTTCTTCACATGGGTTATTCTTCTTCTGTTCCCT GTGATCTTGACCTCACTGGTATATGAGAAGCAGCAGCGGCTAAGAATTATAATGAAAATGCACGGTCTAGGAGATGGTCCATATTGGATGATTACCTACGCCTATTTTCTCGCCATATCCACGTTATACGTTATATGCCTGATGATATTTGGGTCAGCAATAG GGCTGAACTTCTTTCGGCTAAATGACTACAGCATccattttgttttctattttctctACATAAATCTTCAAATCTCTCTTGCCTTTCTAGCTTCCTCAGCATTTTCAAACGTTGAGACGGCATCAG TTTCTGCATACATATACGTGTTTGGATCTGGCCTATTGGGCTGGTTTCTCTTCCAGTTTCTTGTTGAAGAGTTATCGTTTCCCA gaCGCTGGATTTTTGTCATGGAGCTGTATCCTGGCTTCTCTTTATTCCGCGGGTTGTATGAGTTCTCTCAGTATGCTTTTAAGGGGAACTTGACTGGGAGGCGTGGAATGAAGTGGAAAGATATCACTGATAGTTCAATGGATAAAGTTTTCTACATCATTATAGTTGAATGGTTTTTCTCACTCATTGCAGCATACTACATCGATAAGATGTCTTCATCAGGAAAAGACCTTTTGTTCTTCTTGAAAAACCCTTTCAATAAATCTCTTTCTCCACGAAGGCCTAGCTTGCAAAGGCAGGTCTCTGCAGTGTCTGTAGAAATGCAGAAACTAGATGTCGCTCAGGAG AGTGAAAAAGTCCAGAAACTGATGCGTGAGCAGAGCACAAGCCATGCGATTGTATGCAACACAATGAAGAAGGTGTATCCAGGTAGGGATGGAAACCCGCCAAAAATGGCTGTTCAAGGGTTATCTCTGGCTGTTCCTTCGGGAGAGTGCTTCGGTATGTTGGGGCCCAATGGTGCCGGAAAGACCTCATTCATAAATATG ATGACTGGTCTTGTGAAACCAACATCAGGCTCAGCGTTTGTTCAAGGTCTGGACATATGCACGGATATGGACAGAGTATACACAAGAATGGGTGTATGTCCACAACACGA CTTACTCTGGGAAACACTGTCAGGAAGGGAGCATCTGCGCTTCTATGGGAGACTTAAGAATCTCAAAGATTCTGATCTTGACCAA GCTGTAGAAGAATCTCTTAAGAGTGTAAACCTATTGCACGGAGGAGTTGCTGACAAAGCCGCTGGAAAATACAGCGGAGGAATGAAAAGACGGCTAAGTGTAGCCATTTCACTTATAGGGAGTCCTAAG gTGGTCTATATGGATGAGCCGAGCACAGGACTTGATCCTGCTTCAAGAATGAACCTATGGACAGTCATCAAACGCGCAAAAGCAAACACTGCGATAATCCTCACGACCCATTCTATGGAAGAGGCAGAGTTTCTCTGTGACCGTTTGGGAATATTTGTAGATGGAAGGTTACAATGCATAGGAAACCCAAAAGAGCTAAGGGGAAGGTATGGTGGATCTTATGTGTTAACTATGACGACAGCATCAGAACATGAGAAAGATGTGGAGGTTTTGGTTCAAGATATTTCTCCAAACGCCAAGAAGATATATAACATTGCTGGGACACAGAAATTTGAGATCCCAAAAGAAGAAGTTCGGATCACAGAAGTGTTTCAGGCGGTGGAGAAGGCCAAGAGCAGTTTCAAGGTGTTTGCTTGGGGACTTGCGGACACAACTCTTGAAGATGTCTTCATTAAAGTTGCTAGAAGTGGTCAGGCCTTTAATGTCTTCTCTTGA